The DNA segment TTCAACGGAATTGATCTTAACTTGAAATATTCAAATAAAGGCTTAGTTTTACTGATGAGTGTGAGTATTTATATGTGTGCAGGGGGTCTCAATCAACACATTTGATCTTAAGAGAAAACTTTATCCACTTGTATATGGTGGAGATATACCTAACACTGCTGGTGGACATAACAGCTCCACATCCAGGTATCAGAAAATGAATTCTAAGACAGTCTGTTGTTTTCTTTAAGGAAATCAGaaaaaaattggatttcaaTTTGATACGTTATTAATTGGTCAGGTATTGTGAAAAGGACTCTTTGGATAAACATTCAGTGCAGGGAAAGATTGTTCTGTGTGAAAGCATTCAGGGTGCTGAAGATGCAGGGTTTTTATCTGGGGCAGTTGGTGTTATATTTGGAAATAATTACCCTAAAGATTTGCCCGGAGCATACGCGTTGCCTGCTTTGGAGGTTACTCTGTGGGATCTAAGACTCATACATTCTTATTTAACTTCAAACAGGTATGTGTGTTTATACAGGCACCATAATTACGAACTGCACCTCCCAATATTAAGAGAAAAATagtaatatacatatatatatatatatatatatattatccaaagtgatatatataaaatatttgtactATAATAGTGCATTTTTGTAtgtatttgaattaaataaCCTTTTAATTTTCtagatattataaataaatatcttgATGATTATGtattaatagtaaaaattatagttaagatcaattttatgttgaaaaaaacgggtaatttttcactaaaataaaaCACTAAGAGAGTTATCCGACATATAATATTGAATACTATAACAAAAGAGAAAGCAGCATAATACTAATAAATAGaacagaataataaaagagataaagacgaAAAAACACACCAAAAACTAGTTAACGGAGTTCCGCCAATTTAACTTAATCTCCGACACAGCTGAAACAACCCACTTTTACTAATGTGGgagaaaatattacaaattagaatattaacaataaaggaggagaaattaatttataactcTCAAACTCTCTCGAATAATTCTCACGGATATAAAatttgggattaagccaaacattttatttttatgtattcaTTAAATACTAAGTATAAGTATAgactaaaaaaagttaaaaggtGTCCATTTCTATCTGAATCAATTTTAAGTatcttaaaaatttatttaatcctGTGTATCTTTATAAATGAGACTTTTGTGTTCacctttattattttcaaaatgctAATAATAGATTTAatgctaaataaaaaaatgatcaAATAATCAAATATCTTAGTTGAAATAACTTGTGGGTTCTTCTTCAATATCACACAAatatatatctttttatttctaaattggGGTAAAAAATTCACTACATTCAAAGTTTTAGATAATTCAACAAAATAAGTTCATGAGTTATCCACTGGAGTCACTTTAGTTGTTAAAGGTGTAAAATATATGTGATAATGAAAAGTGTGAAATCTAATGATATTAAATTCAACCTTTTCTCATCTATTGTTCTACCAATTACTAGAAATGCAACAGCCACAATATTTAAGAGTGAAGAAGTAAACGATGGACTAATCCCTTCCATAGCTTCATTCTCCTCAAGAGGTCCAAATCCAATCACACCAAATACTTTAAAGGTAACCTTACATATTGTATGCTATATAATCAAGATaccattttcaatattaattttactGATATTGTAGCCTGACATTGCTGCTCCTGGAGTTGAAGTTATAGCTGCATGGTCTCCAATTGACCCAATTTCAAGTGTCAAAGGTgacaaaagaaaagtaaaatataatgtAATCTCAGGCACTTCAATGGCATGCCCTCATGCTACTGCAACAGCTGCATATATCAAATCATTTCACCCCAATTGGTCTCCTGCCATGATCAAGTCTGCATTGATGACCACTGGTAATTAATACTTTGCTAAGTTACTACTACTAATATGTGCTCTCGAGAgtgtgttttaaaaaataaataagttataatCACCTAGTTCCTCTAAGATAAAAGTGTGCGTATGTAAGCAATTACACATAAAGAGTATGATTTTCTTTATCATTAGTCAGCCAAATTGACCATCTTTTTTTCACTCTATTGATAGCTACTCCAATGAGTCGTACTCTTAATCCTGAAGCTGAATTTGCATATGGAGCTGGGCTTATTAATCCTGTTAAGGCACCAAATCCTGGTCTAGTATATGATATTAATGAAGCAGATTATATAAAGTTTTTGTGTGGTGAAGGGTTTACAGATAAAGAGCTTCGAGTCCTAACTGCAGATCATAGTAGTTGCAAAGGACAAGCGAACAAGAAAGCAGTATTTGAATTAAACCTCCCTTCATTTTCTCTTTATGTAAATGACTCATATTTTAGTAGTCCTTATCGAAGAACAGTTACAAATGTGGGATCTACAACATCTACATATAAAGCCAGAGTAATTGCTCCATCTTTGTTAAATATTCAAGTGAAACCCAATACTCTTTCCTTCACATCTATAGGGCAGAAAAAGTCATTTTATGTCATAATTCAAGGGAGAATTAATGTGGAAATACTCTCTGCTTCTTTGATTTGGGATGATGGAAACCACCAAGTTAGAAGCCCAATTGTAGTGTATCAATTCTAAGTGCGTCAAATAAGatgaaataatttgaaataaaagttGAATGATGTTTGTAACTTTAGGAAGAAATGAATGCAAATAAGCTCACTAACATgagctctttttttttttttatgttgtcaATAACATTGTACTGTCCCGGAAAATATCGAGAGACTGCCATTCTCACACAAACATTaagtaaaattagaaaaaaaaacaataataaaataattttaataatgtatCAAGATTCAATAAATAAGTGCAAAATATTAAGAATACACTCACTAATTAATTATAagtataaaaagtaaaagttcaAGAAAATTGATGAAGTCCAATAACAAACACTATAAATAGGTGGTCTGtgtaagtatatttttttttaataaagattaCTATTTAATCAAATTGATTATGATAGGTGGTCTCTGTAagtataatgttttttttataaagattactatttaattaaattgattatGACTTTATCATTTGAGCACCTTGTAAGTATTCACCCAATCGAGAGAGAAAATCCAAGTCAATTCAACCAAGAGAGAGCTCACATCAACCCAATCGAAAGAGAGCCCAAGTCCAACTGATCGAGAAAGAAAACCCAAGTCAACCTATCTAGGAACCATAAGCCCAAAACATCTACAAGATACCATGAAGTCTCGAAGTCTTGAAGCCTTTGTTCAAGAGCCAAGCATCAACAATAAACTTAAAAGGTCTCGTGCCCTAGTCCTTGACCACAGATTTAACCACTATTGCACACTGATTAGATATTTCCCTAACTTGAATGTTCTGCTTGCTCAAAGGCCATTCTTGTAGCCATTCAATAGAGACTAGGATTCTATCTAACCTACTCTTAATTGTTCCGTTTTGTTTGTACCATGTGAACCTCCTACCTACAATTCGAATTTCTAATAAAACGTTCTTGTCAATGAATTCATTAAACCTTTTTGTTTCACTCGATTGATTACTCCTTAcactttttccttttctttcattGACTCTTCTAACCGCGTTAAAATCACCCAGAACACACCAATTATAAGTCTGATTTACCaatttaatatttgttattaCCTCCCATAGTGCAGTCTTTTCTCTAGCATTACATGGTGCATACACATTAACCAACGCTATGTTCTTTTGGGATTTCAAGTGCTTAGCATAAAGAACAATAAAGCCTTTTCCTATTACATGATTATCATAATTTAAGAGCTCCTTATTCCACATGGTTAACAAGCTTCCAGCCCCGTCTTCACCTTCATTATGTAGCCATCCGTTATTTCCCCTCAGAAAAACAAGTGGCGTCTGATAAAgaattagtttttgtttttgtttcctgAATACATACTACTTCTGCGCCTTCTTTGGTGATTATGTTCCTCATATATCTCCTTTTAGTTCCCTCTCCTAGCCCTCTGatatttatacatataataatcATGACAAACCTCTCTTATTACCCTCTCACACTTTCCCATGACTGCTACATCCCTCTCTTCCATACTTTTCCATCTCATTGATTACCTCTTCCACATCCCCGCAACAAGTTATTCCTATATGTTTACCTAATTCCCAAATCTTAATTGGTTATGCTATTTTTATTGACTTCCTAACCCTTCTATTACAGTTAACAATACCTTCATTAGATAAAGGATTACTCAAAGATTTTAATGAGCTAAGATCTAACCTTGAATTAGTGCTTATTTTAGCCTGGTGATCATCCAAATCAAATAAGAACTTCCATTGTGGTTTCCTGCTGGACTCTCCTATTCCCCATCTCCCTCGGTGCCTCAATTGCCTTGGTGGGGTGCAAAATTTGTCTCCCCATACATCTCCCTTCTCATCCGAGAATCTTCATCCCTTTGTTTAGCCTTGCATTCCCACTCCTTAGCATCCTCACTTGAAGTCGTGCATATTCTAGATTTTCCAAGCTTTTCGTAGCTTTGCCAATGGTTATTAACGAGGCCACTTCTCCTACCACTTTTGCAAAACAGTCTTTGTTCCATAACGTGAAGGGAAGACCAGTGCATCTAACCCATACTATTTATGACTGACTAGATATGTCTCTGACCACGGCTATACCTCATAAAAAATACTCTTAAACCAatctttttttagtttaatcACATCCTCAATACGTTCGCCCTCAGTTGGTGTTAATAAGGCCAAGTTATCCCCCCATATATCTAACTTTTACCATATTCATACCACTCTTGATAAATTTCTAAAGTACTTGATAAAAGTTAAGCTCATAGTTGAATTGACCGATTGCACTAGCTTCCATCCATGACAATACTTGTTTTTCAGTTTCAATGATAGGTCTCTTCCAAAGTGCTTGAGATGATATTCCTCTAACCACCTCTGCAAAGGattttttaactttcttttcctTCCACACTTCCTTATATTTTTTCCTATTGACTTCCCTTCTCACCACCTTATTCTTCCTCTCCCTGGGATCATACTTTCCTTGATTCCTTACCTCCTTGTTTGGTCCACGCTCTTGGCGCCTATACCTTGGTATATTAACGTAGAATTTCATGTTGCCAATGTGGATTTGGTCCAATTACTTCTCCAAACGAATCACATTTGATGCATCAAAGAACCTTACAAACCCAAACCTTCTTTCCGACCTATTCAGCCTTCGGGCTATGAAGACTTCTTTAACTCTAGTCCatctttgaaatatttttatcatatcgTATTCTCCATAACCATTAGGGAAattggagaagaagaaagttgtATGGTTACCTGAAGGTAGATGCTGTATGTGATTACCGTATGCCATTATTGTGGCAAAGCGAAAAGAAGAGAGAGAACAAAGCATTTTTTGAGAGAACtattttaatcttaaaatatatCTTAAAAACTTGACATATATTAACATGGTGGCATTGTTTAAGTGAATGGAAAAACGATTGCACAATCCAAGTGCGTTGATTTGTGGGAGGTAAAAAAGGGAGTaagttgttttttcttcttctctcacgTATAGATAAGTGTGAGAAAAGACACGATGGATTATGAGTAATGTGTAGGAGGGAAAAAAAGGGAGTaagttgttttttcttcttctctcacaTATAGATAAGTGTGAGAAAAGACACGATGGATTATGGGTAATGTGTGGATCGCATTAGTTACTGAGATTTGGAGGCAcaaaaataattgtaataattgtttatttaaagaTGAATTGGTTGATCATAGTGAAGTTTTCTCCCTGACACAGGTTAAGGTTTGGTCATGGATCTTATCAAAGATACCGTCAGCTAATTTCTCATTCCCTAACTGGTGTCTAGAACCCTTGGTATGTATGCattcaatttaatatatttataatggTTTATCCTTACTACTTTTCCTTTTCAATTGACAGAGCTGAGGTAGTTAGTAGGAGGTAATTTTGGTGGATTTGCAAATGAAATTGTACTCTTTGAAATCAATTATTCTTTATAAGGATTGGACTACCCAAAGTGGACCAATTTAATTTCATTActatttgttgataaaaataaaaatttaaagaaaaaatttgtTGACACTATGAATAGTAAATAATACACATTTGacactatttataataatataataatatttataaattaaaaaataaaataaaaaataataaaatattaatttttttttataaagttttcgtgttaggcatcactatgcaacttgacatctcagctaagctgacacctcaagaaacaacaatcatctgccatcacatgaaaaaaaaaatattattaaaaaaaagaaaaaagaaagaaaatacaaaaatatggggggactagaccaaaacccatatgttaacacaaacgatacataggtagattatacctattcataaagaattctaagaacagactagctgggagtctattataccaatgaaaagattctctatgaataaatcctaaattagccaacttatcagcacacgcattcccttcacgaaaaatatgagttaccctaaacctgattgtcccacaaaaattaagacaagtattccatcgattctgaaacatccacggaacattagtcctagcagtaaacgcagcacaaaccaaggcagaatcacattcaagccagacattagtaagtcccattttttgagcttcctccatagcatgtataactccataaaagtcagcaaccaaagcagtttgaacttcaagaaacactgaaaaagcaccaataaattctcccatactcccacgaaaaatacctccacaagtagcaagaccaggataccccctagcagccccatcagtattaattttgacccagcctggtgaaggaaattcccatctaataggaagatgacaaagaactttaccactacgagtcttaataccgaaaaacttaatcacgttgaagtccaacatatcattcttcattgaagctttagacgaatttcccactagacaagttaaatctttaattatcgaaatagccttagaaaccccaatcttatcctgcaatctagcataattcctcatacgccatatcatccatatagaaaaggttatcaccgcaagcttaatcaatttaaccaaaggactaccatcactcttaataaaagaaagtagatcatccttattagagaaatgagaagtaagaaaaatttgtcgtacccaactccaaatatgcaatgcgttaggacattcaaaaaatagatgttgaatagattcctcttgcttttcacaaagcgaacacatagaacatatatgcaaacctttattctgaatatgttgatctgtaggaagtcgtccatgaaaaaaattctagagtactagagttttggaaggcggaatagatgaagaccaaatgaatttaccccaaccacctggaactcctggttccaagaaaaaagtcttagccgatttaagagtgaaacgccagactcatttagaatccaattaggaatatcctgttcctctctaatcatgatatgattaaaaaaaagaggcatctgttgtaaagagaagggaatattccaatcacaacctgtccaaaattgagagactgtattcgaaatgctaacaccatcagataaccctgcaatatttgctaaagaagtagtagagcaccatttatcattccagaaattaataaaagaacttgtaccaacagtccaataagtatagtcaagtatggtagaataaaattgcttaattccaggccagagagaggaagatctataaaccgttcgaaattcatattttgatttaagaaccctggctttcaagagtaaagaccaaggtttgtcgctataagcaaagttccaagcaagcttaagaagatatgcattattttcatgatgaagattaatgatattcaagcctccatcctcaagaggtgaacaaattttcccccaattaacggtagcaataccttttttcagaatatcaccagtccaaataaaattttgacaccactgctcaacttgcttaataagtgaaacaggccacttatacatattaaaactataagctagagatccagtaatcactgtattgaccagCTGAATTCGACcaatcatgctaagagatttacctttccaagatgctagcttcaatttaactttatcagccaaaggttgaagaaaccgacactttggagcaccaacaaagataggcactcctaaataatggaaaggcaaacaaccatgactacaagaaagaatattttgaattttggtgacaaatcttggagaattatccatggtgaagaaactacttttagagttattaatatattgactagaaaaatcaccatatgttttaagaaaagaactcaaatttctaagagacttaatatccccctacaaaaaataaatatgtcatcagcatacaaaatatgagagggagtgagataaccgTGCGGACTggccatatttaaaatcttcttatcattcacaagcttagagagacctctactaagaacttcctctgcaagacagaaaagtaaaggagacaatggatcaccttgtcttacccctcgactgcaaggaaaaaaacccaccaaactaccacttattcttatagaaagcatagctgaacggagaattgtactaatccaaccgacaaatGAGGGGTGAAAACATCAACACTCTTATTTTATCATGTGACTTTTATATTTGTACAAAGTTTGCTCTCTCACATGGAGTGTAGTTTCTTCTGTTTTTTTGTTTGCACCTACACTACAACCTTTCTTctcttaaaaaaatagtaaagaatcgtttaatgttatttttaccgttgcttttatttttcagcTACACTACAACCTTGCTTCTcttaaaaatatagttaataatCGATTATCTCATTCATTAATGAGTTTATAAATagtatgaatattttaaaatatctctcatattttatttttcaaaaaaaaatttaaaagtaaaagtaaaattttaaacatGTTAAGCAATGCGTATGTAAGCAAACCCAGATATCTCCAGTGAGCAAGGGAAGCATTGACCACTAgaccagacaagttctttggtcatattatcatttttattatacttatacatattaatataatttatacatattaatataattattaataataataataaaataaattatattaatattattaatattattcatattattagtattatattcatattatcaatattatattcatattattaatattaattttgatataaatatacatttagatatttattgtgtgtgtatagtagttttatttgacttgagtaatattacttttatccggatatagatagatagagagaaaaaggaagaaattatataatattaatataaatttaataccataaatacatatatattgattaatatatttttttatttaatcattaattttttaaaactcatggttaaatttaaatttactttcatattatatatatattaatataaaattatttgatatcttatttacaaatataggttattataggtagttgtgaagtttttgttagatAGCTATATAGGTACTTGTatcttacacttcttttctgatttgagattcttgtataaggattgaaatatccttaaaatgtttcctttaatttttttattctttgtcgataaaaaaaatcttattttcaaatatttacttacatagattaaaattgatataatgaaaaataaacatattgaTTAATGAAACCAaacaacaaaattatgttaataaatgttattttattatcattattattactactacttatattattattattattctaaaattatataataatacatttttatatacatattatacatgttatttattattattttaaatcctTCTATATTTTATCAAaccaaatttatataataaatatattatatttttaacaggTAAAAAATCCTAGTATAATGACATTTATATTACTAAGAAGGACAAAATGTTTCTCATTTCAATAACCAATGATAATGAATGTACGCATACAGTATAATAACGATATCTAAATTACTCAGAAGGAGCACTAGAAAATATTTTGGATAAAGTAATTATTatcttgattttatttttgGCTTACATAGCACTTTATCACAAGTTATGTGGCTTACAACACACCCAGAATATTTATTCACTAAACTTCAATagggagaaaaaaaaagagaaacaaccAACAAATTACATAATCATTGTCATTCACGTCGGTAACAGAGAATTTATGGAACATAAACTACAATGGGGCTCCTTACCTGATGAGTGCCATCATCCCAAGTCAAAGAATAAGAAACCAAGGTTGCATTAATGGTTCCTTGAATCCTAAGGGTGAAGGACAGGCTCTCACCCACAGATGTGAAGGTCAAAACATTTGGCACTACTTGGATGTTTAAAGAAGATGGATTTCCAGATATTGTTGCCCTATATGTGGATCTAGCTAATTCAACATTAGTAATAGTTCTACCAAAAGTGACATCGTTGTTCTTTGAGAGAGCGGTTGATAGAGCAAAAGATGGGAGGTTAAAGTTGAAAACAGATACTCTTTTGGCTGATGCACAAGTGCTGTTATCTCTCGTAATTTTTCGCAACCTTACAATATTATAAGCTTGTCCacacaaaaaattaatataatcatTCGGACCAAGATCATAAACTAGTCCAGGATTTACTGCCTTCAAAGGATTGATTTGCCCCGCACCGTAGGCAAATTCAGCATCTGAATTAAGTGCAGGATTCATAGGAGTAGCTGTAAATGATAAACCAATAAATTTGGTCGTAAGCATATATATACTGGTCATTAAGATATACCACAAAATAATTGAACTAAATCTAGTTTTTTTGAACACAAGTGTACTTTAGGTagtaatgaaaaaatattactaaaaaaaaattaaataaaaatcaattttaaaaataaaaaataattaattataatattaacaaaattaaatacttGGTATTTtggagattaaaaaaattattaatatctaaattagtttatttttttacctTATTTGAGAGaaactaataattaattttttttataagaatgaGACCACTAAAGtggtttatattttgtttttttcttgctgataaaaaaaatcaataataattttacttaaaataaaaaaacagtaaaACATTAAAAGtgatgtagaaaaaaaaaacaacgaaCTGTGCACCAGGACAAaaataacaacataaaaaaaatactttaacagtaaaaaaaattatttaataattatgttataataataTGACTTAATGATAGATAGACTTGAATAAAATTGTTATCTTATGAAGTTTTCTGTAAATTGTTTATATAAAAGAGTTCAGAAACAATTCTTGATTAAATGTTT comes from the Phaseolus vulgaris cultivar G19833 chromosome 8, P. vulgaris v2.0, whole genome shotgun sequence genome and includes:
- the LOC137826297 gene encoding cucumisin-like, translating into MISLRPCLLFILLCIATVKHAHSNNDRKTYIVYMGDHPKDTDLTSIPSLHTTMAQKVLGSDFKTEAVLHSYKNFNAFVMKLTEEEAKRMAEMESVVSVFPNGKNVPRTTRSWNFLGLPQNTNRETTESDIIVGVIDTGIWPESESFSDKGFGPPPTKWKGSCHNFTCNNKIIGAKYFNLKREFAKDDILSPRDGEGHGSHCASTVAGNSVNSVSLFGLASGTARGGVPSARIAVYKVCWKTGNCGDADTLAAFDEAISDGVDVISISTGLGNIVHVPYFQDSNNIGSFHAMKKGILTSNSANNLGPNLYSMTNYAPWLLSVAASTFDRKIVTKVKLGNGAIYEGVSINTFDLKRKLYPLVYGGDIPNTAGGHNSSTSRYCEKDSLDKHSVQGKIVLCESIQGAEDAGFLSGAVGVIFGNNYPKDLPGAYALPALEVTLWDLRLIHSYLTSNRNATATIFKSEEVNDGLIPSIASFSSRGPNPITPNTLKPDIAAPGVEVIAAWSPIDPISSVKGDKRKVKYNVISGTSMACPHATATAAYIKSFHPNWSPAMIKSALMTTATPMSRTLNPEAEFAYGAGLINPVKAPNPGLVYDINEADYIKFLCGEGFTDKELRVLTADHSSCKGQANKKAVFELNLPSFSLYVNDSYFSSPYRRTVTNVGSTTSTYKARVIAPSLLNIQVKPNTLSFTSIGQKKSFYVIIQGRINVEILSASLIWDDGNHQVRSPIVVYQF